GAGTACCGAGGCTACGACTCCGCGGGCGTGGCCATCGTGGGCAGCTCCCTGGAGATATTCAAGGAGAAGGGGGAGATATCGAAGCTGGCCTCCACCATGCCTTCCATAGAAGGTCACCTGGGTGTAGGGCACACCCGCTGGGCCACCTGTGGAAAGCCGTCGAAGGAGAACGCCCACCCCTTCCTGGACTGCGAGGGTCGCATCGCGGTGGTGCACAACGGGATCATCGAGAACTACCAGGCTCTAAAGAAACAGCTCATAGATGAAGGCCACGTGTTCACCTCCGAGACCGACACCGAGGTGTTGGTGCACCTGCTGGAGAAGCACTATAAGGGGGACCTCCACGCAGCGCTCAGGGAGACCCTGAAGGAAGTGAAGGGTACCTACGCTACCGTAGCCCTGCATGTGGACAGCAACCAGCTGGTCGCCGGCCGCAAGGAGAACCCTCTGGTGGTGGGCCTGGGACACGGGGAGAACCTCTTCGCCTCCGACGTCACCGCCATCCTCAACTACACCAATAAAGCGCTTTACATCATGGACGGCGAGACCGTGGTCCTCGATCCTCAGAACGTGACCATCTATGATAATGAGGGCAGGATCGTGCAGCGGGAGCCGCATGTGGTCACGTGGACGGTGGAGGATGCCCAGAAGGGCGGTTACGAGCATTACATGCTCAAGGAGATATTCGAGCAGCCCACAGCCATCCACAATTCCCTCCTCGGCAGCCTGGAGGAGCTGGAGAACGGAAGCCTGATGGTGGACCAGGACGTCCCCTCGGTGAAGCTGGTGGCATGCGGCACGTCCTACCATGCCTCCATGGTGGGGAAGTACATCATCGAGGCCCTGGCCAAGATACCCACCACCGTGGAACTGGCCTCCGAATACCGCTACTCCCCGGGTACGGGGGAGAACCCCCTCACCGTGATGCTGACCCAGTCAGGAGAGACAGCGGACACCCTGGCCGCGGCCCGTGAGGCCCGCCGGAGGGGATGCCGCACCTTGGCCGTCACCAACGTCGTAGGCAGCACCATCGCTCGAGAGGTCGACAGCGTGTTCTATACCAACGCCGGTCCGGAGATCGGCGTGGCCGCTACCAAGACCTACACCGCCCAGCTCATGGCCATGTATCTTCTGGGGATCCGTCTGGCACAGATACGTCATACGATGGGCAGGGATGAGGTGCGGGAACTTATGTCAGACCTCCGGGGAATGCCCCGGTACGTCGGAAGTGTCCTCGACAGGTCACAGCAGGTGAACGAGGCCATCGATATGCTGGTGCCCGCCCAGGACGTGTTCTTCCTAGGGCGCAACATCAACTATCCCACGATGCTCGAGGGGGCATTGAAGCTCAAGGAGATCTCTTACATCCATGCGGAGGGATATGCCGCAGGTGAGCTGAAGCACGGCCCCCTGGCGCTGCTGACGAAGTCCACGCCTGTGGTGGCCGCCTGCGTCAAGGACCACACCTATGAGAAGATGATCTCCAACATCTCCGAGGTGGCCGCGCGCAACAGCCCCATCTTGGCGATCGGCGTGGAGGGCGATAGTGACCTTGCGGCGGTGTCGGACGCCATCGTCTACATACCCCCCATAAGTCCCATTCTGTCCCCGGTGCCTCTCACAGTTATGGTCCAGCTCATATCATACTACACTGCCAAGAAGCGTGGCTGCCCCATAGACAAGCCCCGGAACCTCGCCAAGAGTGTGACCGTCGACTAGTCCAAGCGCTCTGGGCACATCTCCCTGCGGGAGCAGGAACGGCACTTACCCGGTCGGTCGTGGTTACGGTGCGCCTCGCCCGAGGCCATGACCTCTCGCATCTCCGCCATCTTCGACATCAGGGTGGACCGCAGGCGATCGTCGAAGGCGATGATGTGCTCCATATCGCCGTACTTCAGTATCCCGTAGCTGACCTTTCCTTCCTTTTCCAGGAGAAGGCAGTAGGCCGCCAGCTGGATCACGTGGGAGAAGAGGGGACCGCGGGGCACCCTGCCGGTCTTGACCTCCACCGGGACCAGGTCCCCACCTATGTCCAGGATGTAATCGGGACGCCCTGATAGGCCGTGCTCCTCGGAATGAAGGAGCCGGGGGGAGCCGGACTCACCTATGTAAGCGATGCGTCCCCTGACATGGGTCCGGTCCCTCACCGCCCTCGCCCCTTCGGCCTGGTGCTGTGACATGTACAGGGCGACGGTGGCCCCCATAAGGAGCACCAGGGCCACAGCCTGTGCCAGGAGGCCCTGGTCAAAGCTGATCCCGAAGAAGGGGACGGCATTTATGGCGAGGACCATGGCAAGAATGGCAAGCGTACCCACGATGAGGTCGCTCTTCTCTCCCTCCAGGCGGAGGCGGGCCCGTGCCGAGCCGTACAAGATGAAGATGGCCAGTATGATCCACAGGACAGCAATGATGCTGAGGACCCGGTAGCGTAGGACATAGTCGGGGGATGCGAAGACGAACACCCCTACCAGCGCCAGGGCCGTGGCCACCATGGAGGTGACTATGACCACTTTGTCATAGGAGGAGGCGAGTCGCTCCTTCTTGACGATGTCCTCCAGCTCTCCGGCCATGCGGTCGTGCTGGTCCCTGCCGGCGACCAGAGCGGGGTCTTCGGTGACCTCATCCCTGAGACTCCAGCTCAAAGGACAGTAGCAAAACTTTTCCAGGTCCCCGGCCGATATGCCCTCCACGGCCACGCCCATGCTGTCGGAGTATCTATTGCTGTCTGCCTGAATCGCAAATCCAGGACCCGGAGAGGCTCTAGATCTGGCGGTTATCGACGATCTCTTCCGGGCAGAAGTCTTCTACGGTCTGGCTCTCGCAATTGAGGCCGCACAGCCCGGCATCGATGATCTCGATCCCCTGGGGGCAGTCCATATCCTCCACGTGGCCGAACCAGTAGACGACCAGCCCATGACCGAACATGTCGTAGTACTGGCTCAACTGCCCGCGGACGTTCTTGTTGAACTCGGTGCGGTCCCCAAAGGAGGCCTTGGACTCGATCCAGTTGATCGTCCAGCCGTTGATCTTGAGAGGCTCATCGAGGAGGCAGTCGGGGGTCTTGGCGAACTTGCCCCTGAGGTCCTTCTCGGTGCGGTAGCTGATGTTGTGGGAGTCTAGCCACTCATGCAGCTTCTCCTCCCCCCAGGCTCCGCGCTTGTACTGTATCTCGTTGCCCCATGGGGAGTATATGCTGTCCGCCTCGGTGATCTCGATGATCTCCTTCTTCGTTCGGGGGTTGGCGATGCACTCCGGTTCCCGGACGTACTTCCAGAACTCCTTCTTGGAGAAACCGTCCTCCTGGAACAGAATCAGCGCGGTGAGGATGGGAGGGAACCGCCACTTCCTGGCGATCTCCAGCAAGCTGGTCCCGGCCTTCCATTCCCTGAGCATGCGGGGAGCGTTGCGCTTCACGACGTGATATTTCTTGGTGGCCTCACGCACCGTTCGCTGGGTGTATATGACGTTGAGCAGCTCCTCGTCCAGGCCTGTTTCTTTGGACAAGGCTTTCACATCATCATAAGTATCGAGGCGGTCATAAATAGCCTTGAAATCGTTAAACTTCATGTGAACTTCAACCTATAGTTGCACTCTAAGATTTCGTAATCCATGAAAGCTCTTAAACATATCGCCATTAAATACGTAAGCCAATGACTCCATCTGACCTTTGGATGACGGTACACGGCGAAACATGAATAGGTTATATATCACGGACAAGCATTTATCATCCAATATACTAAGCCAGCCATTTGAGGAGGGAAAACATGACAGAAATGCCGAAGAACATACCATTCCTAGCAAACAGCACGGGCCCCGCATGGCTCCCCGCGGCGGCAAAAGATGCTCGTCAGTTCGCATACTGGGGACAGCTGATCATGCTGCTCATGCTCCTGATCGCCTTCATCGGTGCCATAGCGAGCATAGCCACGGGAAGCTGGGGGACCGCAATCTACCTATTGATCTCCATGGTGGTCATCGCGTTCCTTTATTACATGATGGTCCCAAGTGTGTTCACTCCTCTGGACCAGGGGAAGTTCAAGGAGGCCAGTGACCGCCTCATAATCTGGGGTATCATCGGCCTGATCTTCGGCGGCGTCATACCCGGTATCCTGCTGCTCATCGCCTTCATCAGACTGCAGGAGGTGTTCCAGCCGCAGTACCAGCAGTATCCGACGCAGTACTACCAGCAGCCTCAGCAGTATCCTCAGCAGGCTCCTCCAGTACCGCCTCAGCAGACTCAGCAGTACCAGGCGCCGCCCGCCCAGTACCAGGCGCCGCCGGTGCCTGTACCCCCGCCGGCACAACCCGCACCCGCCCCGGAACAGCACAACTCATCGAGGGCTGAGATGATCAAGTGCAAGAACTGCGGCGTCCAGTACCCGGCGTTCATGAGGAACTGTCCCAACTGCGGCACCCCTCGGCAGTAAACACCTTAACGCTCATTTTTTATTGGGCCGGGGGACGGTCCACGTACACCAGGATCCCCCGGTGCTCTATGGCGCGGATCCGATGGTATGGTATCTTGCTATCGGCGGTTACAAAGAACGAACGCTCCAGCTCCACAATGTCCTCCCCCTTGACGGCCGACAGGTCGCCGGGGGCTCCCCGGTGAAGGTAAGTGATCACCACATCCTTCAGCCCTTCCCTTTCCTTCCATTTTATCCTGTTCAGGACCTCTCGTGGATAGACCGTTCGTCTCGCCCCCTAGCGAATCTCGAAAGTAGCATCTATTCTGTGGTCAATGTGAATACCATGAATGCTCTAGCTATTAGTGATTACGTTACCTCCGGCCCGGTCCTGCAGCTTCGCGGCAGAATGGTGGATGTGCAGGGAGGTTCTGTCCACCCGGTCCGTCTGAGGATAAGGGGGAGTAGGATATTGAGCATCGAGAGGGACCCCTCAGCGCCCTCCCGGTTCATTCTGCCCGGCCTTATAGACGCCCATATTCACATAGAATCATCCCTTCTGACACCAGCACGCTTCGCGGAGAAGGCGGTGGTGCACGGCACCACTGCAGTGGTTGCCGATCCTCACGAGATCGCCAATGTAGCGGGGATGGAGGGGATCAAGTATATGCTGGATAACGCGGCCTCGGTTCCCCTGAGGTTCCACTTCACGGTCCCGTCGTGC
Above is a window of Methanomassiliicoccus sp. DNA encoding:
- a CDS encoding TPD domain-containing protein, which translates into the protein MSKETGLDEELLNVIYTQRTVREATKKYHVVKRNAPRMLREWKAGTSLLEIARKWRFPPILTALILFQEDGFSKKEFWKYVREPECIANPRTKKEIIEITEADSIYSPWGNEIQYKRGAWGEEKLHEWLDSHNISYRTEKDLRGKFAKTPDCLLDEPLKINGWTINWIESKASFGDRTEFNKNVRGQLSQYYDMFGHGLVVYWFGHVEDMDCPQGIEIIDAGLCGLNCESQTVEDFCPEEIVDNRQI
- the cas4 gene encoding CRISPR-associated protein Cas4; protein product: MGVAVEGISAGDLEKFCYCPLSWSLRDEVTEDPALVAGRDQHDRMAGELEDIVKKERLASSYDKVVIVTSMVATALALVGVFVFASPDYVLRYRVLSIIAVLWIILAIFILYGSARARLRLEGEKSDLIVGTLAILAMVLAINAVPFFGISFDQGLLAQAVALVLLMGATVALYMSQHQAEGARAVRDRTHVRGRIAYIGESGSPRLLHSEEHGLSGRPDYILDIGGDLVPVEVKTGRVPRGPLFSHVIQLAAYCLLLEKEGKVSYGILKYGDMEHIIAFDDRLRSTLMSKMAEMREVMASGEAHRNHDRPGKCRSCSRREMCPERLD
- a CDS encoding DUF504 domain-containing protein, which encodes MNRIKWKEREGLKDVVITYLHRGAPGDLSAVKGEDIVELERSFFVTADSKIPYHRIRAIEHRGILVYVDRPPAQ
- the glmS gene encoding glutamine--fructose-6-phosphate transaminase (isomerizing); its protein translation is MCGIIGYAGPRNAQEVILDGLKRLEYRGYDSAGVAIVGSSLEIFKEKGEISKLASTMPSIEGHLGVGHTRWATCGKPSKENAHPFLDCEGRIAVVHNGIIENYQALKKQLIDEGHVFTSETDTEVLVHLLEKHYKGDLHAALRETLKEVKGTYATVALHVDSNQLVAGRKENPLVVGLGHGENLFASDVTAILNYTNKALYIMDGETVVLDPQNVTIYDNEGRIVQREPHVVTWTVEDAQKGGYEHYMLKEIFEQPTAIHNSLLGSLEELENGSLMVDQDVPSVKLVACGTSYHASMVGKYIIEALAKIPTTVELASEYRYSPGTGENPLTVMLTQSGETADTLAAAREARRRGCRTLAVTNVVGSTIAREVDSVFYTNAGPEIGVAATKTYTAQLMAMYLLGIRLAQIRHTMGRDEVRELMSDLRGMPRYVGSVLDRSQQVNEAIDMLVPAQDVFFLGRNINYPTMLEGALKLKEISYIHAEGYAAGELKHGPLALLTKSTPVVAACVKDHTYEKMISNISEVAARNSPILAIGVEGDSDLAAVSDAIVYIPPISPILSPVPLTVMVQLISYYTAKKRGCPIDKPRNLAKSVTVD